One window of Pyxicephalus adspersus chromosome 4, UCB_Pads_2.0, whole genome shotgun sequence genomic DNA carries:
- the LOC140327945 gene encoding intraflagellar transport protein 172 homolog produces MDQRVEQTLPVDERGAYEGSLVAPTSGIHSLPCLITGFPVLRNKVEFKQPGKAANKEDWNKFLMAIKTSHSPECQDVLKFISRWCGGLPNTSFSFQ; encoded by the exons ATGGATCAGAGGGTGGAGCAGACTCTTCCTGTGGATGAACGTGGCGCCTATGAAGGTTCTCTTGTGGCCCCAACCAGTGGAATCCATTCGTTGCCGTGTCTGATCACCG GGTTCCCGGTCCTGAGGAATAAAGTGGAATTTAAACAGCCAGGAAAAGCCGCCAATAAGGAAGACTGGAATAAATTCCTGATGGCAATAAAG ACCAGCCACAGCCCCGAGTGTCAGGACGTCCTGAAGTTCATCAGTCGATGGTGCGGAGGTCTCCCAAACACCAGCTTCTCCTTCCAGTGA